One Rhizoctonia solani chromosome 1, complete sequence DNA window includes the following coding sequences:
- a CDS encoding aminotransferase class I and II protein, whose product MSADVLPPSAFSVGGSDGLLSWIMSAFRNRRATTQITIPKYANPKDGPNEIQLSTALQYSMVEGLPAFVDFVRNFTLRVFQPVYSDFRVLANSGNTDGWTKACTILCQPGEFILTEDWTYPGALLSAWPSGVRPYPVPMDNFGMIPRELEQILEQWNEVDHEGKRRPHVMYTIPVGQNPTGAVMDTKRKQEVYDICVKYDVIIVEDDPYYFLQYPEYRRKSERSLRSHIPGKVSPEMSRKFLDTLAPSYLKIDYQGRVIRLDTFSKTIGPGCRLGWTTCNALFATVMGDYSASKTNQSSGISQAMVMQLVSKQWGHDGYIRWLRGIGAQYTERRNLMLDSLFESSSSSGLELVQNHGVSQETVAVYDAYAKPNGVLYDSLDEKFPPKGKTLFSFSLPNAGMFLWIKFHIKNHRDWVPHPTSGSKLEVKLWTDLAEAGVMFAPGYMFSTDEDDSPSHEGFVESDLQPEYAHMRVSFSSSTKEEIAKAMKTFVEVTLKFFR is encoded by the exons ATGAGTGCCGATGTATTACCACCAAGCGCATTTTCCGTCGGGGGCTCTGATGGGCTACTCTCATGGATCATGTCCGCATTTAGGAACAGGAGAGCAACAACCCAGATAACAATACCGAAGTATGCTAATCCCAAAGATGGCCCCAATGAGATCCAGTTATCTACAGCACTCCAATACA GCATGGTCGAAGGACTTCCAGCCTTCGTAGATTTTGTTCGTAATTTTACCTTACGGGTATTCCAGCCCGTATATTCCGATTTTCGCGTCCTTGCCAACTCCGGAAACACCGATGGGTGGACCAAGGCCTGCACGATCTTGTGTCAGCCTGGAGAATTCATCTTGACCGAAGATTGGACATATCCGGGAGCACTGCTGTCGGCCTGGCCTTCAGGGGTGCGGCCCTATCCAGTACCCATGGATAACTTTGGTATGATCCCGCGCGAATTAGAACAGATCCTTGAGCAGTGGAACGAGGTCGATCACGAAGGGAAGCGACGCCCACATGTCATGTATACTATTCCCGTCGGGCAGAATCCTACTGGTGCT GTTATGGATACCAAGCGCAAGCAGGAGGTTTACGATATTTGCGTGAAATATG ATGTCATTATTGTAGAGGATGACCCCTATTACTTCCTCCAATATCCAGAATATAGACGAAAGAGCGAAAGGAGCCTTCGTAGTCACATTCCTGGCAAAGTCAGCCCCGAAATGTCCCGAAAATTCCTGGATACGCTGGCCCCGAGCTACTTGAA GATTGATTACCAAGGCCGTGTGATTCGCCTTGACACATTCTCCAAG ACCATTGGCCCTGGATGCCGCCTCGGTTGGACAACTTGCAATGCGTTGTTCGCCACGGTGATGGGAGACTATAGCGCAAGCAAGACTAACCAGTCGAGCGGTATATCACAGGCTATGGTTATGCAGCTAGTCTCGAAACAATGGGGCCACGATGGATACATCCGTTGGTTGAGAG GTATCGGGGCGCAGTATACTGAGAGACGTAACCTGATGCTGGACTCCCTCTTTgaatcatcatcatcttcgGGGCTTGAGCTCGTCCAAAATCATGGGGTGTCACAAGAGACCGTTGCAGTGTATGACGCGTATGCCAAACCAAATGGAGTCCTGTACGATAGCCTTGACGAGAAATTTCCACCCAAAGGCAAAACGTTATTCAGTTTTTCTCTTCCAAACGCTGGGATGTTCCTCTGGATTAAATTTCATATAAAGAATCATCGTGACTGGGTACCACACCCTACCTCTGGCTCGAAATTGGAAGTAAAGCTTTGGACAG ACCTTGCTGAGGCTGGAGTTATGTTTGCCCCCGGATACATGTTCTCGACGGATGAAGATGATTCACCCTCCCATGAGGGTTTTGTTGAATCTGACCTCCAGCCTGAATATGCACATATGCGTGTGTCCTTCTCGAGCTCTACG AAAGAAGAGATTGCCAAAGCCATGAAAACGTTTGTGGAGGTGACGCTAAAGTTCTTCCGATAA
- a CDS encoding peptidyl-prolyl cis-trans isomerase, cyclophilin-type protein, with protein MSVLLETSLGDLVIDLEVESCPRTCENFLKLCKVYYYNLHAFFNGRRPTATGTGGESARSYIASKADTPTPDVLRYFAPELVPRLKHTAKGTVSMAIAPGVDGGCGSQFFITLADNIDYLDGKHAVFGHVVEGLETLDQLNEVFTDQDGRPMRDVRIRHVVILDDPFPDPPGLIVPNEVPTKAPDLTGTNVRIGEDEDPLATLPEEEAEKIRRERAAAAAALTLEMVGDLPFANVRPPENVLFVCKLNPVTRDEDLELIFSRFGVIMSCQSFGTKKREIHCSVLQDAKCMVDDRRIWVDFSQSVSKLNTHWSNNPMMPKRGDRGGGGFAGRDDLEETRRYRGEDSKKGGGGGFGMLFDHSSRAREERSRSQSPARGGRDKYRRSDDRDDYRDKDRHRHRDRDRDSRREARHKDMDRDRDRRDRDRDRDRRRY; from the exons ATGTCCGTTCTCCTCGAGACATCTCTGGGTGACCTGGTCATTGACTTAGAGGTTGAATCATGTCCACGGACTTGTGAAAACTTTCTGAAACTGTGCAAGGTTTACTACTACAATCTTCACGCTTTTTTCAATG GCCGGAGACCAACCGCAACTGGAACTGGAGGGGAATCCGCACGGTCATACATAGCGTCAAAGGCCGATACGCCAACCCCGGATGTCCTGCGCTACTTCGCACCTGAACTCGTTCCTCGACTAAAGCATACAGCTAAAGGGACTGTATCTATGGCTATTGCTCCTGGTGTCGATGGGGGATGTGGGAGCCAGTTTTTCATTACGCTGGCAGATAACATTGATTACCTCGATGGGAAACATGCTGTGTTCGGACATGTCGTTGAGGGACTAGAAACACTCGATCAACTGAACGAGGTCTTTACGGATCAAGATGGGCGACCCATGAGGGATGTGCGCATTCGTCATGTTGTCATTCTCG ACGATCCATTCCCGGACCCGCCAGGTCTAATTGTTCCTAACGAGGTTCCTACCAAAGCGCCCGATCTCACAGGGACCAATGTGCGAATTGGCGAGGATGAGGACCCGCTGGCCACTTTACCTGAGGAAGAGGCCGAAAAGATACGAAGGGAACGTGCTGCGGCAGCTGCTGCACTTACCCTCGAAATGGTTGGAGACCTTCCATTTGCGAATGTGCGACCCCCCGAGAACGTATTATTCGTTTGCAAACTTAACCCAGTCACGCGCGATGAGGATTTGGAACTTATTTTCTCCCGGTTTGGAGTCATTATGAGCTGCCAATCATTCGGGACAAAAAAACGGGAGATTCATTGCA GCGTACTTCAAGATGCAAAATGTATGGTTGACGATCGTCGCATATGGGTTGACTT CTCCCAATCCGTATCAAAACTCAACACACACTGGTCCAATAACCCCATGATGCCCAAACGTGGCGATCGGGGTGGTGGGGGTTTCGCTGGTCGGGATGACCTTGAAGAGACTCGCAGGTATCGTGGTGAAGATTCGAAAAAAGGGGGTGGTGGCGGGTTTGGAATGTTGTTCGATCATTCATCGAGGGCGCGGGAAGAGAGGAGCAGGAGTCAGAGTCCAGCACGCGGGGGGCGCGACAAATATAGGCGGTCAGACGATAGAGATGATTACCGGGACAAGGATAGACATAGACACAGGGATAGGGATAGGGATTCACGGCGAGAGGCACGTCACAAAGATATGGATAGGGACAGAGACAGGCGAGATCGCGATCGTGACCGTGACAGACGAAGATACTGA
- a CDS encoding glycoside hydrolase family 61 protein: MKWVALALAVAPSVLGHFTMQYLWVNGVDQGQNTYLRVPPSNNPVTDVTSTDIRCNVNGLTGSATGTKANVPAGANITLEWHQHAQRTGEDAISGVTRDHALLWHAARLCYRSVLPIVYIAKAPSTAASFDGSGTVWTKIYSSGLISASSQTWATDVVNSNGGKHSFILPKSIPSGDYLIRGEIIALHVAQSYPGAQFYIGCAQISVVNGGSASPPKIALPGAYKGSDPGITVNIYNGLTSYTAPGGTVWSG, encoded by the exons ATGAAGTGGGTAGCTCTCGCACTTGCTGTGGCACCTTCGGTGCTAGGTCATT TCACCATGCAGTATTTATGGGTCAATGGCGTTGACCAAGGACAAAACACTTACCTCCGTGTTCCACCCAGTAACAACCCGGTAACGGACGTTACGAGCACCGATATTCGGT GTAACGTCAATGGCCTGACCGGATCTGCGACAGGAACCAAGGCTAACGTGCCAGCCGGTGCCAATATCACTCTCGAGTGGCACCAACACGCCCAACGCACGGGAGAAGACGCGATTTCCGGGGTCACAAGGGACC ATGCCCTCTTGTGGCATGCCGCGCGCCTATGCTATCGATCTGTCTTGCCTATC GTCTACATCGCCAAGGCACCATCGACAGCTGCCAGTTTCGACGGAAGCGGCACTGTCTGGACCAAGATTTATTCGTCCGGTCTAATCTCCGCCTCGTCTCAGACTTGGGCCACTGATGTT GTCAACTCAAATGGTGGAAAGCACTCGTTTATTCTGCCCAAGAGCATTCCGAGTGGCGATTATCTCATTCGCGGAGAAATCATAGCGCTGCACGTTGCTCAGTCATACCCTGGT GCCCAATTTTATATTGGG TGTGCGCAAATCTCGGTTGTCAACGGAGGAAGCGCGTCGCCGCCAAAGATTGCACTTCCAGGCGCATACAAAGGGTCCGACCCGGGCATCACGGTAAACATCTACAACGGGTTGACGAGCTACACTGCGCCCGGCGGAACAGTATGGTCGGGTTAA